GTGCGCGTCCGCTCGACCGCCGTCATCCCGGCGTGATAGGCGCCAGCCTTGATGCCCTGCGAGCGTAGGAAGGCGGCCATCTCTTCCGTCTCTTTGCGGCTGATGCAGTACACGATCACTGCTTCGCCAGGATGGCGGCCGAGGGTCTCGAGCACCTGGCGGGCCGGGTCCTCACGCCGCACAATCCGGTAATCGAGGTTCGGACGGTCAAAGCGGCCTACCAGGACGGCAGGGCCACGCAGACCCAGCTGCACCGCGATATCGCCGCGGACGCGCGGCGTGGCGGTAGCGGTGTAGGCATGGATCGAAGCCTGAGGGAAGGCGCGTCGCAGCTCGCGCAGGCGCCGATACTCCGGGCGAAAATCGTGGCCCCACTGGCTGATGCAGTGCGCCTCGTCGATGTGGAAGGCCCTCACGTCCGCCCTGCGCGCCGCTGCCAGAAACGACGAGGTCAGCAGCCGCTCCGGAGCGACGAAGACCAGGCGCAGGGAGCCGTTGAGCATCTCACGCAGCACCCGGGACCTCTCCTCGTCGTTCATGCCGCTGTGCAGGGCGGCAGCCGGGTAACCTGCGGCCTGGAGCGCGTCCACCTGGTCCTTCATCAGGGAGATGAGGGGCGAAACGACGATGTCCGTGCGTCCCGCCACGGCGGCGGGCGCCTGGTAGCAGAGGGACTTGCCGCCTCCGGTAGGCAAGACTACGAGCGAGTCACGGCCGGACAGGGCGGCGGCGATGGCTTCCTGTTGCAGAGGGCGAAGCTGGTCGAAGCCCCAGTATTTTCGCAGCACGGCGGCGAGGGCCGGTCCGACCGAGTCATCCACCGCGAGTTGCGCCATCCGGCCCACCTTCCGACTAGCCCGCCACAAGCACGTTTGTTCTATCGCGAGGGCCGTGGTTGTGTCAATAGGCGCTTCCGGCCGCCTTCAGAGCGCGCTCGCGCGCGGAGGCGTCAGGTTACGGAGCCGGGCCTTCAGCTGCGCCAGCGCAGCTCATAGACGTGCACGGGCTCGTCCGAGCCCTCATAGGCGCCGGCGTCGCGAGCGGCGAACAGGAACCCCTTGCCCGTAACCAGCTGCCGGACGACATCGGTGACCAGCACTTCGCCCGGGACCGCTGCGTTGCCGATCAGGGCCGCGCGCTGGCCGGCCACGCCCAGTCCCGAGGCGCCGGCGACTACCTGGTCCACGGCGTCGACGCCTATCCGCAGCCCGGCGGGGTCGCCCTGGGTGGTAAAGACGTTCTGGATGTCCACCGCCGTCTCGAGCGCCATCTGGGCCGAACGGAAGGCGGCAATGTAGCCTTCGCCGCCCGGCCCGAAGCGCAACCCTCCGCGGGCGCGCGTCATTTCGCGAAGAGTTGCCTCGTAGCTCGGGCCGGGCTGCTCTACCTTCATATAAAGCAGCACCTGGAGCGCCTCGCCCCCGTCGTCCCGGGCCGTAGTGCCTGCCTCCTGGCCCAAGAAGGAGAGGATCGCGTCCGTCGTCTCGTCCAGGTAGGCCAGGGGCAACGCGCCGCGCACCATCACCAGGCTCACGTTCGGGATGCGCGCCGCCACCTCGCGCCAGGGGTCATCGGAGAACGCGCCCCGAGCCGTGTCCACCACGATCAGGGTCGGGCAGGCGATCCTCTCCGGAAGGTCGCTGACATCGATCTGGCTGTAGTCGTCCTGAAAGCGGCGAATGGTCTCCGGAGTCATGGACTCGTTATAGACGGCGGCGAGTTGCCGGGCGAGTTCTGGATTGTCGAAGCGCACGGCCCTGTTCGTGACCGTGCTCAGGTATCCCCACCAGTCCTCCGCCGCCATCTCCCTGTAGGCCGCCATCGCCCTGATAGCGCGCTCGTTGAAGTAGTCGGTACCTCTCAAGTGAGGCCTGAAGAGGATCAGGTTGGAAACGCGGTCCGGGTTGCGCGCAGCGTACGCCATGCCAGCGAAGCCCCCGGTGAAGTGAGAGAGGAGGTTGACCTTGTCGACACCACTGGCCTCGATGACGGCCTGGAGGTCCGACAGTTGCGCTTCCAGGCTGAAGTCGGCGATGCCGCGCTGGGAGAGGCCGGTGCCGCGCGCATCGTACTGGATGTGCGTGAAGCGCGCAGCCAGGCGCTCGAGTTGCCTGCGGAACGGCTCGATGCGCTGATAGCCCTGGGCATGGTCCCAGAGCCCCCCTGTGATGCGCACCAGCGGTGGGCCCGAACCGAGGACGGTGTAGGCGATGCTGAGCCCGTCGGCCGTGGTCGCGTAGCGCAGCCAGGAGTCCATGTCCCTCAATTCTATAGGGGTTCCGGGGGCCAGGGCTCGTGACGCGGCGCACAGTCGCTCACCCGGGGACCGGGCACGCTCGTATATACTCGAAAGCGAAGTCCAGGGAGGAGGTCGCGTGGCGGTCGAGACGGACGATTTCAGCAGGCGCATAGCCGCGGAGTCCGGCTTCGTGGAAGCAATCCGCACCGAGGTCGCGAAGGTCATCGTCGGCCAGAAGTATCTGATTGACCGCCTGCTTATCGCCCTGCTCTGCGACGGCCACATCCTCATCGAAGGCGTGCCGGGGCTGGCCAAGACCCTCTCGGTGCACACTCTGGCTCACACCATCGGCGCCAGCTTCGTGCGGATCCAGTTCACGCCTGACCTGCTGCCAGCGGACGTCACAGGCACGCAGATCTATAACCCCCAGGACGGGCAGTTCCACACCCGGCGCGGCCCCATCTTCGCGAACATCGTCCTCGCGGACGAAGTGAACCGCGCGCCCGCAAAGGTGCAATCCG
This genomic window from Dehalococcoidia bacterium contains:
- a CDS encoding ATP-dependent DNA helicase RecQ; this translates as MAQLAVDDSVGPALAAVLRKYWGFDQLRPLQQEAIAAALSGRDSLVVLPTGGGKSLCYQAPAAVAGRTDIVVSPLISLMKDQVDALQAAGYPAAALHSGMNDEERSRVLREMLNGSLRLVFVAPERLLTSSFLAAARRADVRAFHIDEAHCISQWGHDFRPEYRRLRELRRAFPQASIHAYTATATPRVRGDIAVQLGLRGPAVLVGRFDRPNLDYRIVRREDPARQVLETLGRHPGEAVIVYCISRKETEEMAAFLRSQGIKAGAYHAGMTAVERTRTQEAFAAEELDVVVATVAFGMGIDRSNVRCVIHAAMPKSIEHYQQETGRAGRDGLEAECVMLFSPADSNRWSFILGQSESSPEVLQAQRALVRDMRNFCESPVCRHVALSRYFGQTLETENCGACDVCRPGEAEAAAGESGWAGVDRDLFEQLRLLRRKIAEERDVPAYVVFSDATLREIARVRPGGLVEMKRVKGVGDRKLADLGKRFVAAVRAYCAANGVSMNVFPADQRAPRPAAGQA
- a CDS encoding alpha/beta fold hydrolase, translated to MDSWLRYATTADGLSIAYTVLGSGPPLVRITGGLWDHAQGYQRIEPFRRQLERLAARFTHIQYDARGTGLSQRGIADFSLEAQLSDLQAVIEASGVDKVNLLSHFTGGFAGMAYAARNPDRVSNLILFRPHLRGTDYFNERAIRAMAAYREMAAEDWWGYLSTVTNRAVRFDNPELARQLAAVYNESMTPETIRRFQDDYSQIDVSDLPERIACPTLIVVDTARGAFSDDPWREVAARIPNVSLVMVRGALPLAYLDETTDAILSFLGQEAGTTARDDGGEALQVLLYMKVEQPGPSYEATLREMTRARGGLRFGPGGEGYIAAFRSAQMALETAVDIQNVFTTQGDPAGLRIGVDAVDQVVAGASGLGVAGQRAALIGNAAVPGEVLVTDVVRQLVTGKGFLFAARDAGAYEGSDEPVHVYELRWRS